The Candidatus Eisenbacteria bacterium DNA segment CTCTTTTTGAGGATGGCGCCGCCGATGCTGAGCTTTTACCTAATTTCCCTCTCCCTCTCCTGGATCGTTTCCCGCCTGCTTCGCTTTCCACGGGAGAGGTTTGTCGCTCTGGCCTGCACCACCACCGCGCGAAACTCGCCGCTGGCGTTGCCGCTGGCAGTACTGCTATTTCCAGCGCATCCTATCGTCGCCCTGAGCCAGTTGATCGAGCCTGTGATTGAAATACCGAGTCTAATCCTCTCCTCAGCCATGGCAAGACTGAGACCGCGCCGTAAGGTTGGACGGCCTATGGAGAGGAGAGATTAAAGAGAAGACCCCACTGCCCACTGTATCTGTGGTCTTCTGATGAGATTCGGGCCCCAGAGAAGCTCCAACGGCGGCTTTCGTTTTCACTCGTCTTTGCACAATCGGCGAAGGTTATCCTGGATTTCGGAAGAGTCTATGCAGCGTATGGAGGGATTTACCTCATCATGGTGATGTTATGGGGATGGCTCATCGATAGAAGAGCTCCCGACTCTTTCGATTTAATCGGTGGAGCAGTGGTTCTGTTGGGATGTATGATCATCATGTATTGGCCAAAGCCCCCTTAAACCAAAATCTTCTTTTCTCGGTAGGCTTTTAAGTATTCAAGGCAGTATGGATCCTGATTGGCGAGAATCCTGCTGGCGTAAATGGAGGAAATGAGAGCCTGGTCTCGGACATCGATGAGAAGGGTATCCAGGCCTGCATAGATCGCCATAGTCAGAAAAGTTCTATTGATCAATTTCCTTCCCGGGAGTCCCATGCTGACGTTGC contains these protein-coding regions:
- a CDS encoding bile acid:sodium symporter, whose protein sequence is MVNILQLILLPVYLLLFTQKLVPVELSTLAKAFALYVVIPLTVAQLLRWCRPQLAASERLSRLGFAALALAVTAMFTSHGEIFLGNPTLFLRMAPPMLSFYLISLSLSWIVSRLLRFPRERFVALACTTTARNSPLALPLAVLLFPAHPIVALSQLIEPVIEIPSLILSSAMARLRPRRKVGRPMERRD
- a CDS encoding methyltetrahydrofolate cobalamin methyltransferase; translated protein: NVSMGLPGRKLINRTFLTMAIYAGLDTLLIDVRDQALISSIYASRILANQDPYCLEYLKAYREKKILV